acaatcATAATCAGACAATCTGTTGAAACCAAGGTTGGAGAACTTGGATCTCGAGAGAGATCTCGTTTTGACATTTTTTTGGGAAATCTCGGCATCTCGGGGGAGATTTCGAACGTTGCCTTTTTAGTTTTTttcaatataaatataataaatatgtatatttatataaatttttacaAGATTTTACAATAAAATTCGAGAAATGATCGAGAAAATCCAAAAAATTACGAGATATGgcaaaaaaaaaatatgagaaatgagcaagaaaatccgagaaatcgtggctttgaccaaatttgacccagttgaccgagaaatctcgcgagatggacatctcgtctcggcttTCTTTCAAAAACGAGATCTCagaaaataaggagatttacaacactggttaAAACAAAATGTATGCTATGAGATATTGCTGTAGAGTGATTTTTTGCCGTTTAAAGTTGCAAGTGACAAAGGACGAATTGCAAGAAAATGCCATGTAGTGTTTTAAATTATTTCTTTATTAAAACAACGTAAAACATATTTGACCAAATATGCAATTTGTAAACAACTGAAACCATTTACAATTTTTTTCCTAACCAATGAAGAACACTTGCAATATTTTCAACTAATGCAACAAACTTGCCTGTTGCTCCGTTATTTTAATCACTAATTTATATATTTGCATTTAATACAACAAGCATACTTTGGCAAAAATGGGAATGGATGTTACAATATTGATTTTGTATATATCAATACAGTAGTATACCACTTCAAATTATTGTTTGGCCTTTTTAATAAATTCAGATATTTTATTAAATTTAACATAACCAAATGATCTAAAATGAAAAATTATTAACGACAATGAAAGCCACAAGGCAACATGGAAGTAAATGTCAATCGAGTAAGATTAAAAGAATAGGTGAATTGGCAATTTTATAAATAACCAACACAAACGAGATTTGGGTTAACATTGAAAAAGATAAACTTACTGCCACCAGAAGACGACGGTTCAGCATCAGATGTTGAAGATTCTCTTCGACCAAGTTGCTGCTTAAATCTGTCATTAGCTACATATTCAGCACGTGATGCTTCAATTACCATTCGCTCGATTTCTTTCTCAGTTAGCTCCACATCTGAACAAAATCGGGCCTCTGCTAAAAGAGCCTATCCATATTTaaccaagttaaaaatataatatgaTCATGATGACATTAGCACTAATACTACAATACCGAAATGATATGAGTGTTTACATTATCAATTTGTTGATCTTGTTGAGCTTTAATTGCTGCCTTCACTTGATCTTTATCGACATTTGTCTAACAAGCAACCCACGAACATATATAAATGTCAAAACAAATTAGTAAGATACGAAAAGGTATATTAAAAGATTGTCAGCGAGCTTACCCCCTGCAGGGAGCTAAAACCTAGCCCAGCACCAATGGTTAACCGACGTGGGTCAACAAGAGAATTATAGTGGTTTCCATGATGATAACTCAGCCGGATAGGAGGTGTGTCTGTATTATAGCTCCCATGGAATATATTTATAGGCTCTGGATAATACATATTTTTGTAAGTCAAAACATTGACTGaggaaataacaataacaatgataatcaAAAGAATCATAATATACCGGTGCTATATGAATAGATATGAATAGGCCGATTGTACATTTCAGACAATGCTTGAATTTCCACATTGTTTCCATATACCTGCACCCAAAGATAAGCATAAATCCATGTTTATACTGTATTTATTGCAAAAACACATAAAGCGATAACATAATATATGTGTTCATTAAAAATTTACATACTTTATCCCTTCGCTTCCTCTTGCAATAAGAAGTAAAACCTTCTGTTATGAATTGAGAGAAATGGTCTCTCTCGCGTTCCTGCATCAATAACATGTTAATAGTTGATCTTTTTACATATATGACAAACGATCAACTTATTTCCCCATTTGGCAATCATCAAAAGATGTTTGTGATGTTGAAGTTGGTCAACGAGTTCTCTAACTTTAGTAACAAAAAAGACCTTTTTAGCATGTCATTTGTTAGCTAAACATTATTAATAAATTTGTTACAATATTCAAAGTCTCAAAAGTCAAAAGTGGTCACACATATGACATAACACAGAAAACGTATTAAAGTAGTTAGAACACTGAAAACTGATTATCTACTGCACAATCACTTATATAATACCGATCCTTAGCCCCCCAGAAACAGATTAATGTAGTTAGGAAATTTGATTTCACACAAGAAGCATACAATCATGTATCAAGTATGGAAGAAACTAGCATACCATGTAATCTATGCACATTTGTCTAGCCAAATCATATGCTTCGGAATCACCATAAACTTGATCTGCAACAGCGCGAAATAGACAATTCCCGTCTTCCATCATTCTTTTAACTTCATAACCTTTTGTACGTCTAATATCAATCTCAAACTGTCTCTCCCTCTCCTAACAAAAGAAACACATTTCATTTCACAATACACAATGTAATCCTACTAACAAGATACCTAATTTAACACATTTTCTGCATCACTATCACATAGCACAAAGTCTATATCCTATAACTCAACACAGATTACTAAATATGTATAAAAACATCTGCAACTCACAGCATCATTATACGATGACCCATAACAAGGGTTTTGTTCATCAGCACTATTATATCCATCATTTTCACAATGAGCCCTTGGAGACGAAGATCTTGACCCCACGGTAGAAACAATGGGCCACGCAGTGGCTCTTCTAGAAGAATTACTAAATCTCCTGGAATTCGAGCTCGCTGAAGATGGTTTTGGTGGTGGAGCAGGTGGTGGTGGTGGATATGAACTCCCACCAATATCTAGAGACTTATAATCATCAATTTTCGATACATCTTTCCCTTCATTTTCTTCCTCAGATATCCTCAAAGAATCTGTTTCGGTATTATCATCATCGATTTTCTCTCTAGCAGACGCATCATCATCGTCAATCTTATCGCTTTTATCGAGTTCAACAGTTTCTACAGAAACATCTTCAGAAACAATCAGCTGCTGTTCATCCTCACCTACAAATTGCGCACTCGGATTCGAACTCGATGAATTCGCACTTGAACTCGTTCTATTTGTATTATTACTGTTTGATGAAGAAGATCCACCGGTTCTCTGAACGAAAACACGAGTCATCCTTCTCAAATTCGAGATTGAAACCCTAATTTCAAACAATAcacaattatattatattaattattataaaaccctagctTTTGATTTATCACGAGTTCTAGCATTGGGCAATGATATCCGTTTATTGGTCCAACCAATTTCTTCTTCGTTATGTTCCAGATATAACAATCTCTGCATTCCCCAAACAATTCTCATGAgattgaacaacaacaacaaccaaaccctaaccctaatttcaaTAATTAAACCGAATATGTTTTCAATTTTGTTTAAACAGCTGTATCTTTACCTCCGACTAGTTGGAAACCCTAACCTGTAAACGGAATCATGATGAGCCACGTATTCAATTCGAAATTAAAGAAACCCTAAATTGGAGTGGGGGAAGTGATTTGGGGAGTGTTTTCATGTATGATGGGGATGGGGATTGAAGGGGAAAGTTGGTAGGGTTTTTGTGGAGCAGAAATCGATAAGGGAAGAAGATTAAATTGATTTTGTAGATACTAATGTATGTAGATACAAATACGTGTATGTATACATTGTCGATTGCCAATAGTTACAGTTCTGCATCACGTGGCCATTCTTCATTTGTTGTCTGTAAATGTAAATAAACTAGTATCTGCTTCCCAAATCTATTGTTGTTTCCGGACAAAAGTACAAAACTTAAGAAACATAAATATTTTTGATATgtacttttttttgt
The window above is part of the Rutidosis leptorrhynchoides isolate AG116_Rl617_1_P2 chromosome 1, CSIRO_AGI_Rlap_v1, whole genome shotgun sequence genome. Proteins encoded here:
- the LOC139866510 gene encoding OVARIAN TUMOR DOMAIN-containing deubiquitinating enzyme 6 isoform X2, whose protein sequence is MTRVFVQRTGGSSSSNSNNTNRTSSSANSSSSNPSAQFVGEDEQQLIVSEDVSVETVELDKSDKIDDDDASAREKIDDDNTETDSLRISEEENEGKDVSKIDDYKSLDIGGSSYPPPPPAPPPKPSSASSNSRRFSNSSRRATAWPIVSTVGSRSSSPRAHCENDGYNSADEQNPCYGSSYNDAERERQFEIDIRRTKGYEVKRMMEDGNCLFRAVADQVYGDSEAYDLARQMCIDYMERERDHFSQFITEGFTSYCKRKRRDKVYGNNVEIQALSEMYNRPIHIYSYSTEPINIFHGSYNTDTPPIRLSYHHGNHYNSLVDPRRLTIGAGLGFSSLQGTNVDKDQVKAAIKAQQDQQIDNALLAEARFCSDVELTEKEIERMVIEASRAEYVANDRFKQQLGRRESSTSDAEPSSSGGRPSGSESKGEEGSVLCNSMQMVLSMGFSYVQAMEAYSIFGDDVDSMVCYLLETSSRRKGKATE
- the LOC139866510 gene encoding OVARIAN TUMOR DOMAIN-containing deubiquitinating enzyme 6 isoform X1 produces the protein MTRVFVQRTGGSSSSNSNNTNRTSSSANSSSSNPSAQFVGEDEQQLIVSEDVSVETVELDKSDKIDDDDASAREKIDDDNTETDSLRISEEENEGKDVSKIDDYKSLDIGGSSYPPPPPAPPPKPSSASSNSRRFSNSSRRATAWPIVSTVGSRSSSPRAHCENDGYNSADEQNPCYGSSYNDAERERQFEIDIRRTKGYEVKRMMEDGNCLFRAVADQVYGDSEAYDLARQMCIDYMERERDHFSQFITEGFTSYCKRKRRDKVYGNNVEIQALSEMYNRPIHIYSYSTEPINIFHGSYNTDTPPIRLSYHHGNHYNSLVDPRRLTIGAGLGFSSLQGTNVDKDQVKAAIKAQQDQQIDNALLAEARFCSDVELTEKEIERMVIEASRAEYVANDRFKQQLGRRESSTSDAEPSSSGGTGPSGSESKGEEGSVLCNSMQMVLSMGFSYVQAMEAYSIFGDDVDSMVCYLLETSSRRKGKATE